The Persephonella atlantica genome includes a window with the following:
- the pyrE gene encoding orotate phosphoribosyltransferase, which produces MDYREKLKELIKQRALKVADKPVFKLSSGKMSSYYLDLRTITLDPEGGFIIGNLIFNMIKDKNPDGVGGLTLGADPISYATAMISYINRQPIKPFVVRKEPKGHGTGKQIEGNIKEGDRVFIVEDVVTTAGSSLKAAKVAKENGLQILGIIAIVDREEGGEENIKKEGFPFFPIFRVSELLGQ; this is translated from the coding sequence GTGGATTACAGGGAAAAACTGAAAGAGCTGATAAAACAGAGAGCTTTAAAGGTAGCAGACAAGCCTGTGTTTAAACTCTCTTCTGGAAAGATGAGCAGTTATTACCTTGATTTGAGAACGATAACATTAGACCCAGAAGGGGGATTTATTATTGGAAATCTGATTTTTAATATGATAAAGGATAAAAATCCTGATGGTGTGGGAGGTCTCACACTTGGGGCAGACCCTATTTCCTATGCAACTGCTATGATTTCTTACATTAACAGGCAACCTATAAAGCCATTTGTCGTGAGAAAAGAACCAAAGGGTCACGGGACAGGAAAACAGATTGAAGGGAACATAAAAGAAGGAGACAGAGTGTTTATTGTTGAAGATGTTGTAACAACGGCAGGTTCTTCTTTAAAGGCAGCAAAGGTTGCAAAAGAAAATGGTCTTCAAATACTTGGAATTATTGCTATTGTTGACAGAGAAGAAGGAGGAGAAGAAAACATAAAAAAAGAAGGCTTTCCTTTTTTTCCCATATTCAGAGTCTCTGAGCTACTGGGTCAGTAA
- a CDS encoding nitrilase-related carbon-nitrogen hydrolase, which translates to MLVYSLQVNLEIGNTQKNLDKIFSYLKDVEKGSLVLLPEMFSCGFDNENLEKHVKETPSVHRKLKQFSYEKHLVISGTLPEKSRKGIYNKAFIIDNGEIVYKQAKVKLFRPTGEHRYYRAGKNFDVTESSNGNLGIMICFELRFPNISYTLRKKGVEIILVPAQWGKPRKKHLEVLSQARAIEDQSFVVVSNTVGKIGDIEYAGSSGIYDPWGERLAFIDDEEGLISADINLGDVYRVRKKLKMDI; encoded by the coding sequence ATGCTTGTTTATTCACTGCAGGTTAATCTGGAGATAGGAAACACACAGAAAAACTTAGACAAGATATTCTCATACCTTAAAGATGTTGAAAAAGGCTCTCTCGTACTGCTTCCTGAGATGTTCAGCTGTGGATTTGACAATGAGAATCTTGAAAAACACGTGAAAGAAACCCCTTCAGTACACAGAAAGCTGAAACAGTTTTCGTACGAAAAGCATCTGGTTATATCTGGCACACTTCCAGAAAAATCCAGAAAAGGCATATATAACAAAGCATTCATTATAGATAACGGAGAGATAGTTTACAAACAGGCAAAGGTAAAGTTGTTCAGACCGACAGGAGAACATCGTTATTACAGGGCTGGTAAAAATTTTGATGTTACAGAAAGCTCCAACGGTAATTTAGGGATTATGATATGTTTTGAGCTGCGATTTCCCAACATCTCATACACACTCAGAAAAAAAGGTGTTGAGATAATTCTTGTTCCTGCCCAGTGGGGAAAACCAAGAAAAAAACATTTAGAGGTTCTTTCTCAGGCTAGAGCAATAGAAGACCAGTCTTTTGTGGTAGTCAGCAACACGGTAGGCAAGATAGGAGACATAGAGTATGCAGGAAGCTCAGGTATATACGACCCATGGGGTGAAAGACTGGCTTTTATAGATGATGAAGAGGGACTGATAAGTGCAGACATAAATTTAGGGGATGTTTACCGGGTAAGGAAAAAATTAAAGATGGATATATAG
- a CDS encoding diguanylate cyclase: protein MFKSEISKLFSKGYAWYPEILDAIDNKKIKYLTENELSVKKKIICFHRELENIYQEYYFRKSLNRIRFMLIFGIFVYIFFGIADYILYPEMFLYLWGIRALTLFVVLMLSVYIFAGRRIKIFYFTYILITVFAGVSIAGMMAVVPRAEAQLYYAGIFLVIFFVYTVSGLPFIYSAVAGWLITVFYFLFDLLNIHSETRFLISNMFFITSANIIGMLGGYILEYFIRKDFLLTLKVFLDKKELEKLNSRLRYISNYDELTGLPNRRYIKEFFSRELRRAKREGFPVSVLLIDIDFFKDYNDSYGHIRGDYVLKEVSTVLKKFSRRPTDMAGRWGGEEFLLILSSTNLSTAVKTASDIIKEVNLKNIEHRVSPFGRITVSIGVYSSIPDKKSRYTDFIKEADMALYRAKSSGKNRFYVTGDTLHMQHL from the coding sequence ATGTTTAAAAGTGAAATCAGTAAACTTTTTTCAAAAGGATATGCGTGGTATCCAGAAATCTTAGATGCCATTGATAATAAAAAAATCAAGTATCTGACTGAAAATGAACTATCTGTTAAAAAAAAGATAATCTGCTTTCACAGAGAGTTAGAGAATATATATCAAGAATATTACTTCAGAAAATCTTTAAACAGAATAAGATTTATGCTCATTTTTGGGATATTTGTATACATATTCTTTGGTATAGCAGATTACATACTTTATCCTGAAATGTTCCTCTACCTCTGGGGAATAAGAGCACTGACGCTTTTTGTGGTTTTGATGCTCTCTGTATACATTTTTGCTGGAAGAAGAATAAAAATTTTTTATTTCACGTACATTCTTATTACTGTGTTTGCAGGTGTTTCCATTGCAGGTATGATGGCAGTTGTTCCGAGAGCTGAAGCTCAGCTTTACTATGCAGGTATTTTTCTGGTTATATTTTTTGTCTATACCGTATCTGGACTTCCTTTTATTTACTCTGCTGTGGCAGGATGGCTAATAACGGTTTTCTATTTTCTGTTTGATCTTTTAAATATACACTCAGAAACAAGATTTCTCATATCTAATATGTTTTTTATAACCTCTGCTAATATTATAGGTATGCTGGGAGGTTATATACTGGAATACTTTATACGTAAAGACTTTCTCCTTACTCTGAAGGTTTTTTTAGATAAAAAAGAGTTAGAGAAACTAAATAGCAGATTGAGATATATCTCTAATTATGATGAGCTTACAGGACTGCCGAACAGAAGGTATATAAAGGAATTTTTTTCCAGAGAACTGAGAAGGGCAAAAAGGGAAGGATTTCCTGTATCCGTTTTACTTATAGATATAGATTTCTTTAAAGATTATAACGACAGCTATGGACATATCAGAGGAGATTATGTCCTGAAAGAAGTATCAACTGTTCTTAAAAAATTTTCAAGAAGACCTACAGATATGGCAGGTAGGTGGGGAGGGGAGGAATTCCTTTTAATTCTTTCAAGTACAAATCTCAGCACGGCAGTAAAAACTGCATCAGATATTATAAAGGAAGTAAATCTAAAAAATATTGAGCACAGGGTATCACCATTTGGACGCATAACTGTGAGTATAGGGGTTTATTCGTCAATTCCCGATAAAAAAAGCAGATACACAGATTTTATAAAAGAAGCAGATATGGCTCTTTACAGGGCAAAAAGTTCAGGTAAAAACAGATTTTATGTTACAGGTGATACACTGCATATGCAACACCTTTAA
- a CDS encoding class I SAM-dependent methyltransferase, with product MSKSCGCKSRFNAVFMKNLEWYLHNIYGNYKKSLFSKLGKEVLEIGAGTGTNLPYYKPDTQLTVIEPSKDMLEFFLKKAEKYPLNIRVIEGFAEELPFEDSSFDSVVSTLVLCSVKSPQKVLREIRRVLKPDGVFVFIEHVKAPENTITEKVQDVLHKGWKWLFEGCDIKRDTGKMIQSFFSDVHYRTIRFNSPFIPVNYHIIGHGIKKSH from the coding sequence ATGAGCAAAAGTTGTGGATGCAAAAGCAGGTTTAATGCTGTTTTTATGAAAAATTTAGAGTGGTATCTCCATAACATTTACGGAAATTACAAAAAATCCCTGTTTTCAAAATTAGGAAAAGAAGTCCTTGAGATAGGAGCAGGAACAGGAACAAATCTTCCTTACTACAAACCTGACACCCAGCTGACAGTGATTGAACCAAGCAAGGACATGCTTGAGTTTTTTCTGAAAAAGGCAGAAAAGTATCCCCTGAACATCAGAGTGATTGAAGGATTTGCTGAAGAGCTTCCCTTTGAAGACAGTAGCTTTGACAGCGTTGTGTCCACACTTGTTCTATGCAGTGTTAAATCTCCTCAGAAGGTTCTGAGGGAGATAAGAAGGGTTTTAAAACCTGATGGTGTTTTCGTTTTTATTGAACATGTCAAAGCTCCAGAAAACACTATTACAGAAAAGGTTCAGGATGTCCTTCATAAGGGGTGGAAATGGCTGTTTGAAGGATGTGACATAAAAAGGGATACGGGCAAAATGATACAGTCATTTTTCTCTGACGTTCATTACAGAACAATCAGGTTTAACAGCCCCTTTATTCCTGTTAACTACCACATAATAGGCCATGGAATCAAAAAATCCCATTGA
- a CDS encoding M28 family peptidase: MESKNPIERLKEDVNFLTSVRPFRNYMNISSLNKSAEYIYSRMKDYADSVYFQEFQVEGKVYKNVISTINPYHSKRIIIGAHYDVAGDTPGADDNASGVVGLLEILRMLSKNRPPCRVDFAAYSLEEPPFFGTRQMGSFVHAYTLFREKADITVMISLEMIGYFSDEPNSQHFPLPFFRLFYPDRGNFIGVVGKLGQGRITKRIRNLMRKGSSIPVYSINAPTVLPGVDFSDHRNFWHFGYDAVMITDTAFYRNPYYHSRGDTTATLNFEKMYQVIKGVAYAVYHL; the protein is encoded by the coding sequence ATGGAATCAAAAAATCCCATTGAAAGACTGAAAGAGGACGTTAACTTCCTTACCTCTGTAAGACCTTTCAGAAACTACATGAACATTAGCTCTCTGAACAAATCTGCAGAGTATATCTACAGCAGAATGAAAGATTATGCAGACTCAGTTTATTTTCAGGAGTTTCAGGTAGAAGGAAAAGTTTACAAAAATGTGATATCAACTATCAATCCCTACCACAGTAAAAGGATAATAATAGGAGCTCACTATGACGTGGCAGGAGATACGCCGGGAGCTGATGATAATGCCAGTGGTGTGGTAGGACTGCTTGAGATTTTAAGGATGCTATCAAAAAACAGACCCCCTTGCAGAGTAGATTTTGCTGCTTACTCTTTAGAGGAACCTCCTTTCTTTGGCACCCGTCAGATGGGAAGTTTCGTTCACGCCTATACTCTATTTAGAGAAAAAGCAGACATCACAGTTATGATATCCCTTGAGATGATAGGTTATTTTTCTGACGAGCCAAATTCCCAGCATTTTCCTTTACCTTTTTTTAGGCTTTTTTATCCTGACAGGGGGAACTTTATTGGTGTTGTGGGAAAATTAGGACAGGGCAGGATAACAAAGAGAATAAGAAATCTGATGAGAAAGGGGAGCAGTATTCCCGTTTACTCCATAAATGCACCTACTGTCCTTCCAGGTGTTGATTTTTCAGACCACAGGAACTTCTGGCATTTTGGGTATGATGCTGTAATGATAACAGATACAGCCTTTTACAGAAATCCCTATTATCACTCACGGGGAGATACTACGGCGACACTAAACTTTGAAAAGATGTATCAGGTAATTAAAGGTGTTGCATATGCAGTGTATCACCTGTAA
- a CDS encoding DUF505 domain-containing protein encodes MIIRKEHALALLSAKSEEEKGLSCQIRLKSEEDPYVELELQNLLEQGSSPVEYRLTYWGRNLVYLLEEMIKDGLIKHPSQWDDRFRWIGSEVIGMIEASIKSGGLTGEEIFPYLKERGFAEEKHEEKKGWYKEINRYGKAVYEIYTKAKPRLIVSKELASFMASMPTGPAETKDLPEHGRFLLLMESMRLISFSVPKSDVYTLSGLGQAVKETVQTLAPSLETVINEDYMYAMLKLLDSGLDALTEQEKELLQELTFIDSDGNLLPAGESLLEVYRLWSERSYRPVKTFNLETLDQEVLIGIQKVWEKNKTNPEVLPTEEEIVHYLMEKPLKEYKHLMGFYGRMINQAMGYQKKEELKKKWAELFTVEQLFKHFYEKGNQWYEKLYDTVKESLYSLESFSLIKTEIEEKTGKTVYRLTDYGKKVIQDVEEKGIRDITATGVKAVTITKTEFGAPNYNWYQEALNQHLIGGGYPTKSGKLYEELAYSIKRIPHLTRFELMVLHRVPEYGMFLDELFKQFDETLKEEVEYALNKLEARGILDVLPNNGLRLTEPGKLIKEAVSGVPEGIANPVNPLIIRILQAIKEVGNLYVKESKVRILPKNWEEAIKLSGIGRETFEKEIAVARIAGYIGKSSIHESGLKLLKAVELLAS; translated from the coding sequence ATGATAATCAGAAAAGAACACGCACTGGCACTTCTTAGCGCAAAATCCGAAGAGGAAAAAGGTCTGTCGTGTCAGATTAGATTAAAGTCCGAAGAAGACCCGTATGTTGAGCTGGAATTACAGAATCTGTTGGAGCAGGGAAGCAGTCCTGTAGAATACAGACTTACTTACTGGGGAAGAAATTTAGTTTACTTACTTGAAGAGATGATAAAAGATGGGCTGATTAAACATCCTTCCCAGTGGGATGACAGGTTCAGATGGATAGGGTCAGAAGTTATCGGTATGATAGAGGCATCTATAAAGAGCGGAGGACTTACAGGAGAGGAGATTTTCCCTTATCTGAAGGAAAGGGGATTTGCAGAGGAAAAACACGAAGAAAAAAAGGGATGGTATAAAGAGATAAACAGGTATGGAAAAGCTGTTTATGAGATATACACAAAAGCAAAGCCAAGACTGATAGTCTCAAAGGAGCTTGCATCTTTCATGGCTTCTATGCCTACAGGACCAGCTGAAACAAAAGATTTACCTGAGCATGGTAGGTTTCTGCTGTTGATGGAATCCATGAGGCTGATTTCTTTTTCTGTTCCAAAGTCTGATGTTTACACCTTATCAGGTCTTGGACAGGCAGTTAAGGAAACAGTTCAGACATTAGCACCATCTTTAGAAACAGTGATTAATGAAGATTATATGTATGCTATGTTAAAACTGTTAGACAGCGGGTTAGACGCATTAACAGAGCAGGAAAAGGAGCTGCTGCAGGAACTGACATTTATTGACAGTGATGGCAATCTTCTGCCTGCAGGTGAAAGTCTTCTTGAGGTTTACAGACTGTGGAGTGAAAGAAGCTACAGACCTGTGAAAACCTTTAATTTAGAAACATTAGACCAGGAAGTTCTTATAGGAATTCAAAAAGTGTGGGAAAAGAACAAAACAAATCCTGAAGTTTTACCTACAGAAGAGGAGATTGTACATTATCTGATGGAAAAGCCGTTAAAAGAGTATAAGCATCTTATGGGATTTTACGGGAGAATGATAAATCAGGCTATGGGATACCAGAAAAAGGAAGAGCTAAAAAAGAAGTGGGCTGAACTGTTTACTGTAGAACAGTTATTTAAACACTTTTATGAAAAGGGTAATCAGTGGTACGAGAAACTATACGACACAGTGAAAGAATCTCTATACTCTTTAGAATCTTTCAGTCTTATAAAAACAGAGATAGAAGAAAAAACAGGTAAAACAGTTTACAGACTTACAGATTACGGTAAAAAAGTTATACAAGATGTAGAAGAAAAAGGGATAAGGGATATAACTGCTACAGGAGTAAAGGCTGTAACAATAACAAAGACAGAGTTTGGAGCTCCAAACTACAACTGGTATCAGGAAGCATTAAACCAGCACCTGATAGGGGGAGGATATCCAACAAAATCAGGAAAGCTTTACGAAGAGTTAGCATACTCTATAAAAAGAATACCTCACCTGACACGATTTGAGCTGATGGTTCTTCATAGGGTGCCTGAATATGGAATGTTTTTAGACGAGCTGTTTAAACAGTTTGATGAAACATTAAAGGAAGAAGTGGAATATGCACTGAACAAGTTAGAAGCAAGAGGTATTTTAGATGTTCTGCCAAATAATGGGCTGAGATTAACAGAGCCGGGAAAACTGATTAAAGAAGCTGTGTCCGGCGTTCCTGAAGGTATAGCAAACCCTGTTAATCCACTGATAATAAGGATACTTCAGGCAATAAAAGAAGTGGGAAATCTATACGTTAAAGAAAGTAAGGTTAGAATACTTCCTAAAAACTGGGAAGAAGCGATAAAGCTCTCTGGAATAGGTAGAGAAACGTTTGAAAAAGAAATAGCTGTTGCAAGAATCGCAGGTTACATAGGAAAAAGTTCAATTCACGAATCAGGGCTTAAACTCCTGAAAGCTGTGGAACTGCTGGCCAGTTAG
- a CDS encoding cytochrome C oxidase subunit II, with amino-acid sequence MTSTDVLWALKIVYTIYAFSIISFVGWFAYRITKKPESYKTWLTPKVFYTYLAILVMIGVGIHILTYNKIPWVAWELKKHKIKPDRVFNITVENHQFILPEETPITIKCGEVVKFNVVSRDLTYGFGLFRPDNTMVFQMQVVPGHNNELLWQFHEEGSFYVLSTEYSGPKGARMRVPDAFKVVCNKNVSMGVGR; translated from the coding sequence ATGACTTCAACAGATGTCCTATGGGCTCTAAAAATAGTTTACACTATCTATGCCTTTTCAATTATTTCCTTTGTTGGATGGTTCGCTTACCGCATCACGAAAAAACCTGAAAGTTACAAAACATGGCTCACGCCTAAGGTTTTTTACACTTATCTTGCGATTTTAGTGATGATTGGAGTAGGTATTCACATTCTGACTTACAACAAAATTCCATGGGTAGCTTGGGAGCTAAAAAAACACAAGATAAAACCAGACAGAGTATTTAACATCACTGTTGAAAATCATCAGTTTATACTACCAGAGGAAACGCCTATAACAATAAAATGCGGGGAAGTAGTAAAGTTTAACGTGGTAAGCAGAGACCTGACCTATGGATTCGGACTGTTCAGGCCTGATAATACAATGGTTTTTCAGATGCAGGTTGTTCCAGGGCATAACAACGAGCTTTTGTGGCAGTTTCACGAAGAAGGAAGTTTTTACGTTCTCAGTACCGAGTATTCAGGACCAAAAGGTGCGAGGATGAGAGTTCCTGACGCTTTTAAGGTTGTTTGCAATAAAAATGTTTCAATGGGGGTAGGGAGATGA
- a CDS encoding cbb3-type cytochrome c oxidase subunit I, producing MNIKELLINGNNGGLDHSGLSPLQKVTLRFVVIGLIFYGVAAIEGMIMRVHEIKPVPLLSDEHFFAIMTAHPIVGIFGSTYLIVFGAFTFLVPYLMKKPVFSIKIANFTWGIMTLGTVLVWLSGFIYHYAPLYTIYWPLPVDFSQFHIAGGIIFVIGVALIMIGTLAFIVNTYATVFYTPKGQKKQPIKPLLMSAFGIDGLLNIINKIRGKEPYIKDPPLSLPIVAIFRGTVDTFLDALVILTAGLLILFFIFNNLFQWGLHYHSVDALLYKNIFWWGLDLIADGLVLIYVAGTWYLLAMLITGRNLFMQNIARAALLLELIVSWAVWSHHLLSDQPQPEIMKLASGEMITAFELITQGLAFFITLTTLWLARPLKMSNELKFLLGGLLGFALAVPAGIIQADLGMNRLLHNTQWVAGAHFHVAILVGLTMTLYSAIYILLPILTNNSVKLFSQRLANWHFWLHLIGGIGMGAFMGMAGIDGMLRRHVYTEGEFMLYMIPAGICGAMLLAAWVIFMFNIIATIGIKGLIGIFKPSKIDKEVIVPQPATAMQKG from the coding sequence ATGAACATAAAGGAATTGCTTATCAATGGAAATAACGGGGGATTAGACCATTCTGGTCTTAGTCCACTGCAAAAGGTAACTCTCAGATTTGTTGTGATAGGACTGATTTTCTATGGTGTTGCAGCAATAGAAGGTATGATTATGAGAGTTCACGAGATAAAACCTGTTCCTTTACTGTCTGACGAGCATTTTTTTGCAATAATGACAGCCCATCCAATCGTCGGTATATTCGGCTCTACTTACCTGATTGTTTTTGGAGCATTTACATTTCTTGTCCCTTATCTGATGAAAAAACCAGTTTTTAGCATAAAGATAGCAAACTTTACATGGGGAATAATGACGTTAGGTACAGTTCTTGTATGGCTGTCAGGATTTATATATCATTATGCTCCCCTTTACACCATATACTGGCCTTTACCTGTTGACTTTTCTCAATTCCATATAGCAGGAGGAATAATATTTGTTATTGGCGTTGCACTTATTATGATAGGAACGCTGGCTTTTATAGTTAACACCTATGCCACAGTTTTTTATACACCAAAAGGGCAGAAAAAACAGCCTATAAAACCTCTCCTTATGAGTGCTTTTGGTATAGATGGACTGCTTAACATCATTAACAAAATTAGAGGGAAAGAACCTTACATAAAAGATCCTCCCCTTTCTCTTCCTATTGTTGCAATATTCAGAGGAACAGTAGACACATTTCTTGATGCACTTGTTATACTGACTGCAGGTCTGCTTATACTGTTTTTTATCTTTAATAATCTGTTCCAGTGGGGACTTCACTACCACTCTGTTGATGCTCTGCTGTACAAAAACATATTCTGGTGGGGTCTTGACCTTATAGCCGACGGACTCGTCCTTATCTATGTTGCTGGAACCTGGTATCTACTGGCAATGCTTATAACAGGAAGAAACCTGTTTATGCAAAATATAGCAAGAGCAGCACTCCTTTTAGAACTCATAGTCTCATGGGCTGTGTGGAGTCATCATCTCCTTTCAGACCAGCCTCAGCCTGAGATAATGAAGCTTGCATCAGGAGAGATGATAACAGCTTTTGAGCTTATAACGCAGGGTCTTGCATTTTTTATCACACTAACAACCCTGTGGCTTGCAAGACCTCTAAAAATGAGCAATGAACTAAAGTTTCTTTTAGGAGGATTATTAGGATTTGCCCTTGCCGTTCCTGCTGGGATTATACAGGCAGACCTTGGTATGAACAGACTTCTCCATAACACACAATGGGTTGCAGGAGCCCACTTCCATGTTGCCATATTAGTTGGTTTAACAATGACTCTTTACAGTGCTATTTATATACTGCTTCCTATACTGACAAACAACTCTGTAAAACTGTTTAGTCAGAGATTAGCTAACTGGCATTTCTGGTTACATCTTATTGGTGGAATTGGTATGGGTGCATTCATGGGAATGGCAGGAATAGACGGTATGCTCAGAAGGCATGTATATACAGAGGGAGAGTTTATGCTGTATATGATACCTGCAGGTATATGTGGAGCAATGTTGTTGGCAGCATGGGTTATATTTATGTTTAACATTATTGCTACTATCGGTATAAAAGGACTGATAGGAATATTCAAACCATCAAAGATAGACAAAGAAGTGATTGTTCCTCAGCCAGCAACTGCGATGCAAAAGGGGTAA
- the purL gene encoding phosphoribosylformylglycinamidine synthase subunit PurL translates to MDEKILSAHGLTVEEYNRIVQLIGREPNEVELGIFGALWSEHCSYKSSKPFLKVFPTEAPWVIQGPGENAGVVEIDDKYAVAFKIESHNHPSYIEPFHGAATGVGGIIRDILSMGARPVCAFDSLRFGDPRNDGKRNSIKDAKPIVHGVVEGIGFYGNCIGVPTVGGEVVFDEVYAGNPLVNAFCLGILKKDRIFRARATKVGQKMVMVGSATGRDGIHGATMASAEFSEESESKRPNVQIGDPFFGKRLVECTLEVMEKGLIVGCQDFGAAGFAGSTSEFGAKSKMGVRVYLENVPLREEGMTPYEILLSESQERMLYAVDEENVEEVLKIAKSYGLEAAVIGETTDTNRMEVFYKGEKVADLPISAIVDDAPVYNRPRKEPEYLQKTRSFDQSTLPEVNIKEAIRKVISSPTIASKEWVYRQYDHEVGINTVVKPGSDAAVIRIKWAVKPEINSEKAVAVSSDGNGRWVYLDPYEGGKRIVVEAVRNVYITGAKPLAITDCLNWGNPENPEIMWQFEQATKGMADACRQLNTPVISGNVSLYNETVLPDKRVNIYPTPTVVAVGVLDRPEDAIPSFYQEEGDAVVIIGEVDKQPIVNGSEYLKEVHGTVSGSIPPVNIEMEKKMMAFIHENRKMIKSAHDVSDGGLITAILEPAFAEEKTFGLDLQIETYHRPDFELFDEMRSIVVISVSKSDLPFLEAKAKEKVIGFKVVGQVIKEPELHLKIGNYEIADSMEELKSLWKNSLKNIL, encoded by the coding sequence ATGGACGAAAAAATTCTGTCTGCCCACGGTCTGACAGTAGAAGAATACAACAGAATTGTTCAGCTTATAGGAAGAGAGCCTAACGAGGTAGAACTGGGCATCTTTGGGGCTCTGTGGAGCGAACACTGCTCCTACAAATCTTCAAAACCATTCCTGAAAGTTTTTCCAACTGAAGCACCGTGGGTTATTCAGGGTCCTGGAGAAAATGCTGGTGTTGTTGAGATAGACGATAAATACGCTGTTGCTTTTAAGATAGAGTCCCACAACCACCCTTCGTACATAGAACCTTTTCACGGAGCAGCTACAGGTGTTGGAGGAATTATCAGAGACATTCTGTCTATGGGAGCAAGACCTGTATGTGCATTTGACAGTCTCAGATTTGGAGACCCAAGAAATGACGGTAAAAGAAATAGCATAAAAGACGCAAAGCCGATAGTTCACGGCGTTGTTGAAGGCATTGGATTTTATGGAAACTGTATAGGTGTTCCTACAGTCGGCGGTGAGGTTGTGTTTGATGAAGTATATGCTGGAAATCCTCTTGTTAATGCATTCTGCCTTGGAATACTGAAAAAAGACAGAATATTCAGAGCAAGGGCAACAAAAGTTGGCCAGAAAATGGTTATGGTTGGCTCCGCAACAGGAAGAGACGGCATTCATGGAGCCACAATGGCATCTGCAGAGTTTTCTGAAGAATCAGAATCAAAAAGACCTAATGTTCAGATTGGAGACCCATTCTTTGGTAAAAGGCTGGTTGAATGCACCCTTGAAGTGATGGAAAAAGGGCTGATTGTTGGATGTCAGGATTTTGGGGCTGCAGGATTTGCCGGCTCAACATCAGAGTTTGGAGCAAAATCAAAAATGGGTGTAAGGGTGTATTTAGAGAATGTCCCATTGAGAGAAGAAGGTATGACCCCATACGAGATACTTCTGTCTGAATCTCAGGAGAGGATGCTCTACGCAGTGGACGAGGAGAATGTGGAAGAAGTGCTGAAAATTGCAAAATCTTACGGTTTGGAAGCAGCAGTAATAGGAGAAACAACAGACACAAACAGAATGGAAGTATTTTATAAAGGAGAAAAGGTGGCCGACCTTCCAATATCTGCTATCGTTGATGATGCTCCAGTCTACAACAGACCAAGGAAAGAGCCAGAGTATCTACAAAAAACAAGGAGCTTTGACCAGAGCACTCTTCCTGAAGTTAACATAAAGGAAGCCATCAGAAAGGTGATATCTTCCCCTACAATAGCAAGCAAAGAGTGGGTTTACAGGCAGTATGACCACGAGGTTGGTATAAACACTGTTGTAAAACCGGGAAGCGATGCTGCTGTGATAAGAATAAAATGGGCTGTAAAACCTGAGATAAATTCAGAAAAAGCTGTGGCAGTTTCTTCTGACGGCAACGGTAGATGGGTTTACTTAGACCCTTATGAGGGGGGAAAAAGGATTGTTGTCGAAGCTGTCAGAAATGTTTACATTACTGGGGCAAAACCTCTTGCCATTACTGACTGCCTTAACTGGGGAAATCCAGAAAATCCAGAAATCATGTGGCAGTTTGAACAGGCTACAAAGGGTATGGCTGACGCCTGCAGACAGCTAAACACACCTGTTATCAGTGGAAATGTTTCTCTCTACAACGAGACTGTTCTGCCTGACAAAAGGGTAAACATCTATCCTACTCCAACTGTTGTTGCTGTAGGAGTTTTAGACAGACCAGAAGATGCTATTCCTTCTTTCTATCAGGAAGAGGGGGATGCTGTCGTTATTATCGGAGAGGTTGACAAACAGCCAATAGTAAACGGCTCTGAATATCTGAAAGAAGTTCACGGCACAGTATCTGGAAGTATACCACCAGTTAATATAGAGATGGAAAAAAAGATGATGGCGTTTATACATGAAAACAGGAAAATGATAAAATCTGCCCACGATGTTTCAGACGGAGGTTTAATCACAGCTATTTTAGAGCCAGCTTTTGCTGAAGAGAAAACATTTGGGCTTGATTTACAGATAGAAACATACCACAGACCAGATTTTGAACTATTTGATGAGATGAGAAGTATAGTTGTAATATCTGTCAGCAAGTCAGACCTTCCATTCCTTGAAGCAAAAGCCAAAGAAAAGGTTATTGGTTTCAAAGTTGTAGGACAGGTTATAAAAGAGCCTGAACTTCATCTTAAAATAGGAAACTACGAAATTGCTGACAGTATGGAGGAGCTAAAATCATTGTGGAAGAACAGCTTGAAAAACATTTTATAA